One region of Solanum pennellii chromosome 6, SPENNV200 genomic DNA includes:
- the LOC107022698 gene encoding transcription factor bHLH36-like — MDNFHSIFPLQQDDDANYDSHQQQLIFPHETYTNPCNLIYQQDLVNDFASFDSLELRDNNLTFNNNTNNNQKGKSRVASSIEDKKHKKVMHREIERQRRQEMSTLYASLRQQLPLENIKGKRSTSDHILEAANYIEQLQKNVKNLEEKREKLMKDSTGLSNVDGINKSGSSTSRHCSTAAIVTVKECLDGMEILVNCGLGFRLSRVLQVLLQEGLSIVNCSSTKTNTSSLLHTIRTEVSSTDQPRIINVDVIQQKLTDIIHDDTSFK, encoded by the exons ATGGATAATTTCCATTCAATATTTCCTTTACAACAGGATGATGATGCTAATTATGATTCCCATCAACAACAGCTCATTTTTCCACATGAAACCTATACCAACCCTTGTAATTTGATATACCAACAAGATCTGGTAAATGATTTTGCTTCTTTTGATTCATTGGAGTTAAGAGACAACAATCTTACATTTAACAACAATACTAACAACAATCAGAAAGGGAAATCACGTGTCGCGTCTTCTATTGAGGATAAGAAACACAAGAAAGTGATGCATAGAGAAATCGAAAGGCAAAGAAGACAAGAAATGTCTACTCTTTATGCTTCTCTTCGTCAACAACTTCCTCTTGAAAATATTAAG GGAAAGCGTTCCACATCAGATCACATACTTGAGGCAGCGAATTACATAGAACAACTACAAAAGAATGTTAAGAATttggaagaaaagagagaaaagttGATGAAAGATTCAACTGGTTTAAGCAATGTTGATGGCATTAACAAAAGTGGAAGCTCAACATCTAGACACTGCTCCACAGCTGCTATTGTGACAGTGAAAGAATGCTTGGATGGGATGGAGATTTTGGTTAATTGTGGTCTCGGGTTCCGCCTTTCTAGGGTTCTTCAAGTGTTACTTCAAGAAGGGCTTAGTATAGTGAACTGCAGCTCTACAAAAACAAATACTTCAAGTCTACTTCACACTATTCGAACTGAG GTTTCCAGTACTGATCAGCCAAGGATTATTAATGTGGACGTAATCCAACAAAAGCTCACAGATATTATTCATGATGATACAAGTTTCAAGTGA